Sequence from the Cucurbita pepo subsp. pepo cultivar mu-cu-16 chromosome LG02, ASM280686v2, whole genome shotgun sequence genome:
TAGAATCTAGCTGCAAAACATTTCGTTCCCTCTGCATGAACCCACTAGAACTGAAAATGAGGCAAGATTCTCACAAGATCAATGGTGCCATATCCAGCAAATACATATAGAAGATTCTTGATCTGTATTGCAGCACCATCCAAGCGAGGCACAGGAGCAGTTGCCATCTTCTTCCACGTTAACTCTGGAGCTGGCAGATCAGCAAAGGTTGCTGACAGTGTTCTCCCAGGATTAGTGTCTTTACCACCTTTAGCAGCCTCTCCCTGCAATAACCATAGAATGTAGCCGTTAACTGCTTAAAAGGAGAGCTCAGATTGTTCAAACTTTTGTATGGTTTGATATTCTCAAAATAGGAAAGTAAACTGAAAGAGTACCCAAAACATTGCAGACTTATTCCACCATCAGGCAGTAATACTTGCTCTCTCAAATTGTCGTATAATCCAAGAATAAGCAttctaattctatttcttcCCAGATTTTTCACATTGAATAATGGAGACAGCCCAACTAAATTATGGGTATAAAATGGTCTACAATGAAAAAGTGAACCCACCTGAGTGAATAGGAGTTCACTCAAATcctaaagaaacaaaagagcGTAGCATCAAATTGAAGCAGGGAAATGTTAAGATTGAcgaaagataataaaaatcgGGAAAGAAGAGGCAATGCCACGGCAAGTGCTAATCCTTCACATATGGTACGAAAGAGACAGCTTTTCAAGTTATACACAAATCTTGTctcttatcaaaaaaaaaaaaaaaaaaaaaaaaaaaaaaaaaaaNAATCAATATCCAAAACCTTTGAACGTTAAGTAAATTGCACAAATCAATGGACAAGAGTGAAGCTGACCTTGTTGAGATTTCCATGATCTGGCTTTCTGGGCATCGTTATGCTGCTATCGGAATGGTAAGGAGGAGCCCAATTGGATGCGATAGATAATGAATAGGAAAAGCGCGAAGAGGAAGCCCACATAAAGTCGGCCATGAGAGCAAATCCAAGAAGCCCCAAGCATATTAGCACCAACTTCACTGATACGTGCTTCGATGACGGCCTCGCCATCTCTCATGCGATCGAACCCCAACTGTGCAGAGGGCAAATGTGAAAGCCGATTTCAAGATCTGTGAACCGGAGGATTTGTCTGTGTATGGGGCAGCCCCGCCCTCCGTCTCGTCTGTAATCACATTTACACTGCAATTGCTTAATGGATCTCTTATAGATCATTTACAGAAATTATCTAACATTTATGTCCCTCCGTTTTATTcctatttataaatatttgtgacAAGGTTTTTAGTCCCACCGAGTAGAAGCCGCAGAGAACAAGCTTTCCACCCACCAAAGAGGGAAAATatccttccatttcttttgttttgggcATGGTACCAAAGGATCTTTCACCCAAATTGTgtttaaatcaattttgtgtttaatctTATTTTGATTTGGCCCAACTTATCCAGTTATAAAATTGTAATGACCTAAAcatacgatttttttttttaagtttcaacACCTTGTAAATGATCCTTTACACCTTGTAAATGAtccttttttaaaagtagtttccatataaatgatgtttcgttctcctctccaacccacGTGAGATTCTCAAACAAATATAGGCAAACATGGATGCAAGTGACGAGTTTCTATTGCGCCCTTAAGCtttcaaatgaatttcaatTATGCTCTCGTCATTTCAAAAGTGAATACTAAGGTGAGGTTTCGTGATATCAGCTAAGGAAGACATTCAACGATCAACGATAAACACGTAACACtttcatattctatttaaaagTAAGATGTCAATCTTCTTAAATACACAAAGCACCAAGCCCATTCCCTATTACAAGAAGCTTTCTCATGCCCTTTCCCTACACCAAAAACATGGAAAAGAAACTCTCGAAAACTATACACCAAAACTAAAAACACCACCACCACCCCATACATCCATCTTAAACCATCGGAATCTCTGTCAATTCATCGTCAATCCTAACCTACCTACCTACCAACAACATCAACATCAACATCAACAAAGCAAATATTAAATGAGGAAAGACGATTCCTTCAAGTCAAATGAGTTCATGTTCGAGATGCTAAACAGGTATCACATCGTTCTTCGACATGTCTTCACATTGCAAAACAATACCTTCAATACTAGCTGGAAAAATACACTTGCTCCATTCACACCCACTTGCAATTGGATCGGGCGGAGGGACAATCATCAgcacattttcatttctctgGACAATTCCCATTACACTAACAGTGCTTCCTTCCTTGATATGCCTGCACATATAATAAAACAGTAAGACCTGCCACATATCTGTTCTTAGATGGATGGTGCAATGTGCTAATTCAAAAGCGCTCATAAGTTCACAATGTTGGTTACCCTTCTCTTAAACGCATTACTCGACCATCACTTGAAAGATTTCGTTCGCCTAACCACCTAATGAAATCTGGCGACAATTCTTCGTTTACTGGATTAACATCAATAACAATTGGATCGTCAACATAAGGAGTCACTCGCGCGCCATAACCAGTCTTAACCAATGCTCTTAATCCAGATTGAAAATCAGAGATGTAGAAGTCAACCACATGTCTCTgtgaataacaccaaaaggttCAGCTATAAGTGGCCTCAATAACAAAATTGAACATTCAAATCAAGCGACAAAATAGCTGAAGATATTTACAGACCACTTCAAcctttaagaataaaaaatttggtccGTATCTTGTATTTATGATATTGATTCATTAATCACTATGTAAGCTCCAACTGAATTTGTGAATCATAGCTTTTAATGGAAAAGGAGTTCAATACTCGTAAGtttgtaagaaaaattatatgatcAAATGAACAATAATATGCCATGATTCTCAACCCCCCACGACACACAAAACAGAAACCAGAAAccaaaacaaagagagagtAGCAGACAGTAAATTTACTTCAAGGATTAATCAACTATAACCATAAATTGAGTCTTCAGTCACTCACTTCTAGTGATCTGAGCCCCCAAGTAAAACGGCGATGTGTAGGATTGGCAGCTTTGGAGCTCCACGCACGATACTCATATAAACTCGTTGATGTATAAACACATCTAGGAACTTTTTGGAAGGACGACTCAAGAGGCATGTTACCGCAGGTAACCACCTTTAAAACAGGACCAATACAAATTACAATCTACAAATAAAGCGATATAATGATAACAAGATGAagaaagagttttttttttttttttttttttttttttccctttNtttttttttcttttttcccatTTGAGAAATTGCAACATTTCATTTCTTACAATAAAATAGTCAATGGGCATCGATATGTAATCAGCCTCCAGTATATTAGACAATGGGCGTAGATAAGATATCACTAACCATTGAATGCATCAGAACCATCAGAAGATGATAACAGCCAAAAATCTCCCTTCCTAATGCACACAGCTAGcagaatttcttttttttttgaaagaaaaatcaaagtaTCTGTAagtgaacttttaaaataattaactagACCAAGTCCAGTAAGTTGTTTCCCCACACATGTAGTCATgtcatgaaaaataaatagtatcTTTAATGATAAACTTTGTGTATGAATCTAAATGGGGAGACGAACATTTATCAGTTCTCTCTAATGTAATGCCTCTCTAACCATCTCTTAGAGACAATATCCAACACATACTAACTATGCTCAAACACTTCTATTTAGTAATTCCCATGgattatcaaatataactaGAAAATCTGGGTTGCCAAAATTATAACATTTGCTGATTAAAACATGCAACCGACTATGAGGTGCAGAAATTCACAGTCGACACAATCAATAGAATCCTAAGAGAAGAAAGCCAAACACGGGGGTAACTGAGGATTTCAAATGGACAAAACAGACAATTGAAATGAAACTTAATTATAACAAAGACCAGGCTAAGGAAAAAAACTATTAGCTTCTTGATCTCATCAATTCTATCTACATCCTTTGGCTTAGTACGTTTTACTAATATCAAGAAACATACTTACCCCAGAGACCTTCACAAATTGTCCATTCTTTGCAGTTCTAAGTTCGGAATCTGGATAGCGAGAAATGAAACCCATGTGCGCTCTTCTTCCCCAGTAAGTATTCCAAATGAAAAGTGTACAAACAGCACCAAAAAGAACCACAACCACAATGAGGAGGATCGCATTATGGACAGCTCCAAGAATAAAGCCCCCGGCAATAAAGCCCATCACAAATAGAAGAATTAATGACCATAATACTATTTTTGGGAAGTTCTTTGCAAATGaataatcatcatcataagTAAGAGTAGTCACAGCATGACTGTGAGCTGCAGAACCCTGTAATTTCAAGGATCCTACTGATTCTAAGGGACCAGAAACCTTCCGTGGAGCTCCAGACGAATTTAGAGGGCCAGAAGAAATGGGTCCTGATGTGATAAGGCCCGTTGCAGGTAGTACAGGAGGAAGAGGCCCAGAGTTTTGACGACCAGTAGGTGTCACTCCACAAGACTGTGGACCAGACAACTTCTTTACAGGTTCCCCATGCTTGCTCAGAGGTCCagaatttgatttctttaGTGAAGCTGAACCAGAAATGCCTTGAGAAGATAAAGAACCTGAAGTGGTGTACATGGTGCGAGCTGTAGCATTAGGCATGATAGGTCCAGAATGAGATGCAACACCTCCGAAAGATCCAGACCTCAAGTTGCCACCAGTTATAGGTCCTGACTTCTTGGACTTGGAGCCATCCACAGgaatatcaaacattttccCTAGCTCTCCTGATTTCTTAATATCTCCACCAGTATAGGGCATGGCCACAGAGCTCATAATTGGAGTTTTCTCCTTAGGCTGCTCAGGCCTCCCTGATACGTAGAGGCCATTGCTAAGCTGATGAGATGGTATTCTAGAACTCATCTTGCCTCTTCAAAATAGTCCACAGGAATTAACACAACGGAAATATCAGCAGCCGATGTAATACTCAAGTCTCTCCTGAAGGCCAAactttcaatcaattttaatcAAAACATTAAACATGAGCCAGACACAGAAACATGTGCCAGGTAATGAAAACAACGAAGTCTCAAAAGCTGGATAAGAGCCAGAGCCAGAGCCAGAGCCAGAGATAAGTTCATCGTGAATATGAGAGCATAAAACATGGCTAGGCATAGGACTGCATTATTAAATTGGTTCAGAATTAGAATTGATTGGCCCTAAATAAATAGATGATTAGGAGAGCAAAAGAGGTCTAGCTGCATAATAATTCAccatatttaacattaaactaaatttaaacacACATTTTTCTCTGATAAGTGGAGAAATGCAGGGCAGGATCAGCAGGTGATTGCCATATGAGAAAGAAACAACTATGACTGCCAGTAAACTCGGGGAAACAGCAacacaaattaattaagatatgaAAAGGGAGTTGAACACCGTGTTAAAGAAATGATTAAATTGCTGGAAAATATCCACGCTGAAGTACATCTAGAAAAGTGAATAATAATGAATGACAAGGTACAAAAAGAAGCGATGGGAAAGGGGTAAAAAACACACAGATAGTATCCACACATAACCAATTTCATAGAAACTTTGTTGGTATAGTATCAACAAGCAGATAATTAGCTTCTAATACAATCATTAAATCATTAAAAGAACTGGAATTCCAGACTTTATTCAACAAAGACAGCAACCCCGAATCAAGCTGATAGGCAGAAGTGATGATGAAAAAATGTTTGGAGTTGAGGAGTTGGGTGATGTGCAGGAAACTAGACGATGTGAAACGGgcagaaatgaaaagaaatcctAGGAACAACAGTTGATTACATGAATGTCTCCTCAATAGAATAGCTTCACCGTAAAAACTAAATACTTGAGTTTTACCCTTTATACAAAGGGAGGAAAAACACCAGAAGAAAATAACcgaaattatgaaattaaaggGTTGTGGGGAAATAACAGATTAAATGTCTCATGATTGCGTACTGAAATTGAAGACGGCGCTAGGATCTGTAAGACTACTAAGACATTTAAAAGATTCAGACTTAGAAGCTTGAAGATTATAATCAATTGAAcaattgatgtttttttttttttttttttttttttttttttttttaaaaaaaactcccACCAGCTAAGCAGAAAAGCATAAGAACAGCCAAGGAATACACACCCACGTCCCCATTCAAAGAAACATCAGCGAAATGGAGAAGATCTAGGAGCGAGGAGGAATTAGAAAGTTAAGTAGtagagaagaaatgaagtgAAAAGGGGAGAATGAAGATAGGAGAGGGGGAAAACGCCATTTTGAGCACTTACCAGTAGGAAAAGCAGTGACAGCAGGTGTAATAGCAGATGGATTAGGAGACATAATGTGCCGAAAATAGAAACTTCCAAAAccaatccaaatccaaatctcAGTCTCAATCCCAAAGACGGTTCCCTTCCCTCGCTCGCTATCTGACTTCCGTcgctctccctctccctctccctctccctctccctctccctctccctctgggttttgtcaaaaagaaaaaagaaaaaagaagaaaaaagaagaaaaaaaattgattctGTAACTACTGATAACCATCGGTATTCAGTGTCTCTAAAATCCGACGAAATaaagtaattatattttggtatttataattaaggacAATTGCGAATTTCATGTACAAATATCATTGGTTCCCCAACTTTCCCATATTTGGCATTGTTTCATTTCATCTCAGCTTTTGCAACTTATTCCTACCTCCTTTTTTTAAGCTCCTTTAGTTTCCGTTCTCCAGGTTAGAATTATATCAGAAGACACTATATCACTTCCTTTAcaaccatttttcttctttttcaacatTCCCatcctcttttcctttttccttcttcattcTATGAACTCCCGAAGATCTTACATAAAATTAActcatatttcttttaattcagtATGAACAACTACGTGTGATGGTGCCGATGGTGCCGATGGTGCCGATGCAAATACTTCGATATGTCCTGTACCTCGCTTTGCCTTTACTGCTGCACAGTTGATTCAGCAACACCCTTCCACCCTTCCACCTATCCTGCTTCTAGACTAACACTTTCTAACTTGGAATGCACCATAAAACAAATGCCAACCACAAGTTGCAAAATAGAAGAAGGGAGAAGCCATGTTATATCTGACACCAAAAATACTtgcatttcttcttcatataATACTTGCTACTACCAGTCAGCCCAAGATTTaaagttcttcttcttcataacAAATTAAACCCAACAATGTAATTTCAAGCTCTAGAAACATAAAAGAAGGAATATGAATACAAACTATACATCAAGCCAAGAAGAGAAGTGAAGTCTTCTTTGGTTGTTCAGTGGATGCACCCTGATCATCAAAATATCGTTATAATAACCGCAATACCTCAACAACTTTCTTATGCACATATAACTAACTACACAGGAATCACATCAATTTTTGATGAGTCCTCGCATCTGAGGCCGATACCATCAAGGCTAGCTGGAAATATTAATTTGCTCCACTGGCATCCAGTGGTCAATGGTTCTGGCGGGGGGACGATCATAAGCACATTCTCATTTCTCTGAACCACTCCCATCACACTAACAGTGCTACCCTCCTTTATGTACCTAcattttatatcatttcacATTTAACAATACTACTTCCAACCATCAAACTGGAACTGAATTCTTCTCTGAATTGTAAGAGAACAAAAGTTGCTTACCCTTCTTTTAATCGCATTACACGATCATCACTTGAAAGATTCCTCCTTCCCAGCCATCGGACAAACTCTGGAGATAAGTCTTTGTTTGATGGATTAACGTCAACAACAAAAGAGTCGTCAACATATGGGGTCACCCTAGAACCATATCCCGTCTTAACCAACGCTCTCAATCCCGACTGGAAATCAGAGATGTAAAAGTCTACCACATGTCtctatgaaagaaaaacatgagcacaaaattaatttatcaatATAGATATTGAATTTCAATTATAGAACAGACTTACAAAATTAGGGTATTATCATTCATACAATATCCAAGCACTTCTAAAATTAGTAATTTCTTGCTTTTAGAGATGGCATGAAGATGAGAGAACAGACAGAGGAAACCTGAATACCTTTCAAATATCCTCTCAAATCTGAAACGTACAGAAAAATATGTTTCTTACAGTAATGTTCAATAAATGTGTATGAATATGTCCTCATATGCAAGTGAGCACTGCCGTCTCCAGCAAATCAAGATTCAATCATGGTGGGAATTCCTTAACTAGCTATTGCCATACTTCCGGGAAATTTTATGAAGCTCCTTGCTCAAAACCTCCAAACACGACTCCTCGCCCAAAACATGCTCGTTATATCTGCTGtacttctatttttcttaatcaaaATTGGATGCTTATTAACAGGAAAGGGGAAAGAGTTCTTGTAGTTTTTTACTTAATGGCAACAATTGACttcaattttaagaaatctgggaatgaagagagaaaagtcAACAACCAATTGTATTCCATCACCTCATGGATACATTACCTCCGATGATCTCAGTCCCCATGTGAATCGGCGATGTCCAGGATTTGCTGGTTTTGAACCCCACCCTCGATACTCATATAGACTTGTAGATGTATAGACACATCTAGGAACCTTACGGAAGGATGACTCAAGTGGCACATTGCCACATGTAACAACCTGCAGAGTTTGAGGAGTATTGTGACATCAATAATATATTCCCTTTTACAAAGTACaacaaaatatcataaaaataaaacaaaaaatgattaaatttggGAGTTTGGGTAGTATTTATAGTAGATTGTTGCCCAAAATTCACATTTCAACAGGAAGTACGCCTACTCTATAGTTCACTAAAACCATATTTATTGATAGTTAAATGAATCAAAAGCCAGACAAATGGTTATGtgcatttcatttcattcaataTCTTATAAAATATCCAACACCATCAAGAGTGGTAGTTAGGTATTTTCACCACAATCAAAGAGTAGTTTGTTAGGCAACATACCCCAGAAACTTTGACATATTGCCCATTTTTTGCGGTTCGGAGTTCAGCATCAGGATACTGAGAAATGAAACCAATAAGAGCTCTCTTTCCGAAACAGGTGTTCCAGGTAAATATTGCAGCAACTACTCCAAAGAGTAGAATTATAACAATGAGAAGAACAGGATTGTGGACTGCAGCAAGAATAAAACTACCAGCAATGAGCCCCATCACAAATATGAGAATCACAGACCAGAGTATTAATTTTGGGAAGCTCTTTCCAAAAGAATATTCATCATCTGGGCTAAGGGTAGTCACAGCCGGATTTTGTGCTATCGAAGgaccatttattttcatcGAATTCATTGATTCCAAAGGACCAGACGTTTTTTTAGGTGCCCCAGATGAGTTTAACGGACCAGAAGAAATGGGGCCAGATGTGATGAGTCCAGTAGCAGGAAGAACTGGAGGAATAGGTCCAGAATTTTGGCGTGTCACTCCACCAGATTGAGGGCCAGATACTTTCTTTACAGGCTCTCCATGTTTGTTTAGTGGCCCAGAAGTAGACTTCTTGAATGAGGTTGAGCTAGTCATCATGCCAGAAGAAATAGGACCAGAGGTGGTATAACCCGCCCGGGGGGCTGCATTTGGCATGATGGGTCCTGAATGAGTCCCAGCACCTCCAAAGGAACCAGTCCTTGTAGGAGCAACATTGAGGGGCCCAGACTTCCTAGATTTAGAGCCCTCCATAGGAATATCAAACATCTTTCCCAGTTCTCCCGACTTCTTAATATCGCCACCAGTGTAGGGCATTGCCACTGAACTCATTGTTGGAGCCTTTTCTTTGTGCTGCTCTGGCCTCCCCGAGACGAAGAGGCCATTGCTAAGTTGATGAGATGGGAATCTGGAACCCATCAAATCAGTTCAAAGAATCTCAAGTGGACCAAAGCAAGCTAAGAAGGCAACTATTAGAAGGCCAAATAGAAGTCCCGGTGTCCTACAAGAATAAAACAATAGcataagaaagagagagagaggggcaGGAGAAcaatttcaatttactaaaacCCAATCACAGGGCCAGAAATGCAGTAAGCAGATGGAATTCCAGTATTTATAGGTAGAAAGTGTATTCAATCTTCATTTCactaagaaaaaatgaaacctTACCAGAATATATTTGTACATCAAGAATTGGAGaaacaagataaaagaaaTGCTTAAAACAAGACTAGACAGCTGGTGACTAAAAAAAGCAATAGAAAAGAGTGAATTGGTAGGAGATCCAGTTTCAACTTTGTTTGGACAGAGAATTTACGTATTTGAAATGTCggagaacaaaagaaaactcagCTTCAAATACATTGTCCTAGATCGAGATAGGCAAAATTTAATCCGCCACAAGGTTATCCACACTGAACGCAGACTTGTAAGACTACATCTTTTCCTTATCAAACATCTTCCATGATGACAACCCTCAAACGACTTCAAATCTAGGAGTGTAAGGAGATGATAGATCCATAGGTCAAAGagaaaattcagaaaaaataatgaaataaaggTGGACCGACCACATTCTTCAAATTGATGAAGTCCAGAGTTgaaatcaaagaaacaaagtaaAACCATGGTATCCCTGTGTGCAGGAACGTGAAAAATGGTGGATTCCAGAGCGGAGGgcaattaaagaaagaatccaaaagTAACCCATTTCTGATTAATCCCATCTACAGTCAAAACTCAactgaaaatgatgaaattcgaAATCTCAGATCACAGAATCATCAAGCAGTGGTAGGAAAGCGGGGAAAATGGGAAAGATCTAAAAAGAGAAAGGCGGATAAGGGGTGGATGATTGATTAAGAGTAGAAAGTACCTGTAAGGCGAAGGAGAACGAGACAGAAAAGTCAGTGAGTGAATCAAAGGTATCGATGGAAGTAATGGCGCTGGTAATTCAGCTGGGAAGGCAAGACGACTGAGATCCCATTTCCATAGCAGAGGAtgatctctctctccctctccctctccctctccctctccctctccctctctctctctctctctctctctgagcGTGAGTTTGAGTTGTGAGTATGTATAAAAagaatttctctctcttcaaagAGCCGCAACAACTGGTAGGTTGTCTGGCCCGGCAAAAACCACCAAACGGAGTATAAAGGTGAAGCAAAACAACAATCCTGGTTTAACTATTCAGCTCGGAGGACACATCCCACCTCtcgctttctctctctttcttctcgattcagcatattttatttgattttgttggtttGGCACTGGTGTAATCTttcattatcctttttttttttttaagaaaaaaaatctt
This genomic interval carries:
- the LOC111787901 gene encoding uncharacterized membrane protein At1g16860-like isoform X1, which gives rise to MSSRIPSHQLSNGLYVSGRPEQPKEKTPIMSSVAMPYTGGDIKKSGELGKMFDIPVDGSKSKKSGPITGGNLRSGSFGGVASHSGPIMPNATARTMYTTSGSLSSQGISGSASLKKSNSGPLSKHGEPVKKLSGPQSCGVTPTGRQNSGPLPPVLPATGLITSGPISSGPLNSSGAPRKVSGPLESVGSLKLQGSAAHSHAVTTLTYDDDYSFAKNFPKIVLWSLILLFVMGFIAGGFILGAVHNAILLIVVVVLFGAVCTLFIWNTYWGRRAHMGFISRYPDSELRTAKNGQFVKVSGVVTCGNMPLESSFQKVPRCVYTSTSLYEYRAWSSKAANPTHRRFTWGLRSLERHVVDFYISDFQSGLRALVKTGYGARVTPYVDDPIVIDVNPVNEELSPDFIRWLGERNLSSDGRVMRLREGHIKEGSTVSVMGIVQRNENVLMIVPPPDPIASGCEWSKCIFPASIEGIVLQCEDMSKNDVIPV
- the LOC111787901 gene encoding uncharacterized membrane protein At1g16860-like isoform X2, whose amino-acid sequence is MSSRIPSHQLSNGLYVSGRPEQPKEKTPIMSSVAMPYTGGDIKKSGELGKMFDIPVDGSKSKKSGPITGGNLRSGSFGGVASHSGPIMPNATARTMYTTSGSLSSQGISGSASLKKSNSGPLSKHGEPVKKLSGPQSCGVTPTGRQNSGPLPPVLPATGLITSGPISSGPLNSSGAPRKVSGPLESVGSLKLQGSAAHSHAVTTLTYDDDYSFAKNFPKIVLWSLILLFVMGFIAGGFILGAVHNAILLIVVVVLFGAVCTLFIWNTYWGRRAHMGFISRYPDSELRTAKNGQFVKVSGRHVVDFYISDFQSGLRALVKTGYGARVTPYVDDPIVIDVNPVNEELSPDFIRWLGERNLSSDGRVMRLREGHIKEGSTVSVMGIVQRNENVLMIVPPPDPIASGCEWSKCIFPASIEGIVLQCEDMSKNDVIPV
- the LOC111787902 gene encoding uncharacterized membrane protein At1g16860-like, whose protein sequence is MGSRFPSHQLSNGLFVSGRPEQHKEKAPTMSSVAMPYTGGDIKKSGELGKMFDIPMEGSKSRKSGPLNVAPTRTGSFGGAGTHSGPIMPNAAPRAGYTTSGPISSGMMTSSTSFKKSTSGPLNKHGEPVKKVSGPQSGGVTRQNSGPIPPVLPATGLITSGPISSGPLNSSGAPKKTSGPLESMNSMKINGPSIAQNPAVTTLSPDDEYSFGKSFPKLILWSVILIFVMGLIAGSFILAAVHNPVLLIVIILLFGVVAAIFTWNTCFGKRALIGFISQYPDAELRTAKNGQYVKVSGVVTCGNVPLESSFRKVPRCVYTSTSLYEYRGWGSKPANPGHRRFTWGLRSSERHVVDFYISDFQSGLRALVKTGYGSRVTPYVDDSFVVDVNPSNKDLSPEFVRWLGRRNLSSDDRVMRLKEGYIKEGSTVSVMGVVQRNENVLMIVPPPEPLTTGCQWSKLIFPASLDGIGLRCEDSSKIDVIPV